One window from the genome of Rariglobus hedericola encodes:
- the tsaE gene encoding tRNA (adenosine(37)-N6)-threonylcarbamoyltransferase complex ATPase subunit type 1 TsaE → MSIFAKLREGVTTASAAETHALARELAAALPPDSTLALHGDLGVGKTTFVQGLARGLGVTDPVTSPTFNIFTLYKGGARTLVHMDAYRLENDWQIDALMLEDFLVSPWCLAVEWPEKIAAWIPANALHLELGITPDQRHTIRLLG, encoded by the coding sequence ATGAGCATCTTCGCTAAACTCCGCGAGGGCGTCACCACCGCGTCCGCCGCCGAGACGCATGCGCTCGCGCGCGAACTCGCCGCCGCGTTGCCACCCGACAGCACGCTCGCACTTCACGGCGATCTCGGCGTGGGCAAAACGACCTTTGTGCAAGGCCTAGCACGCGGCCTTGGGGTGACTGATCCGGTGACGAGCCCGACGTTCAACATCTTCACGCTCTACAAAGGCGGCGCGCGCACGCTCGTGCACATGGACGCCTATCGCCTCGAAAACGACTGGCAGATCGATGCACTCATGCTCGAGGATTTTCTGGTGAGCCCGTGGTGCCTCGCCGTTGAGTGGCCCGAAAAAATCGCCGCGTGGATTCCCGCCAACGCGCTTCATCTGGAACTCGGTATCACCCCGGACCAGCGCCACACGATTCGCCTGCTGGGTTGA
- the hisA gene encoding phosphoribosylformimino-5-aminoimidazole carboxamide ribotide isomerase: protein MPTKFRPCIDLHDGKVKQIVGGSLRDDGAGLRENFVSDESAASFAARYQADGLFGGHVIKLGQGNDEAAREALAAFPGGLHIGGGINADNATQWLEAGASHVIVTSWLFDADGRFLDDRLETLKRRVGAERLVLDLSCRRTASGWTVAMNRWQTLTDLHVTPEILDRLAGSCAEFLIHAADVEGLCGGIDADLVALLGGWGKIPMTYAGGVATMDDVLKVEHASGGKLDLTVGSALDIFGGRGVCYTDLVLWNQRPEQA, encoded by the coding sequence ATGCCAACCAAGTTCCGCCCCTGCATCGACCTCCACGACGGTAAAGTGAAGCAGATCGTCGGCGGTTCGTTGCGCGATGATGGCGCGGGGCTGCGCGAGAATTTTGTGAGCGATGAAAGCGCAGCTTCGTTTGCCGCGCGTTACCAGGCTGACGGGCTGTTCGGCGGGCATGTCATCAAGCTGGGGCAGGGCAACGACGAGGCTGCGCGCGAGGCGCTGGCGGCGTTTCCGGGCGGGCTTCACATTGGTGGTGGTATCAACGCTGACAATGCGACGCAGTGGCTGGAAGCGGGCGCGAGCCATGTGATCGTGACCTCGTGGCTCTTTGATGCGGACGGACGGTTTCTCGACGACCGGCTGGAAACACTGAAGCGCCGCGTGGGCGCGGAGCGCCTCGTGCTCGATCTCAGTTGCCGTCGCACCGCGAGTGGCTGGACGGTGGCCATGAACCGTTGGCAGACGCTGACGGATTTGCACGTGACGCCGGAGATACTCGACCGTCTGGCGGGGAGTTGCGCGGAGTTTCTGATTCACGCGGCGGATGTTGAAGGACTGTGTGGCGGCATCGACGCCGACCTCGTCGCCCTTTTGGGCGGATGGGGAAAGATTCCCATGACCTACGCCGGCGGCGTCGCCACGATGGATGACGTTTTAAAAGTAGAGCACGCCAGCGGCGGAAAACTCGATCTCACCGTGGGTAGTGCGCTGGATATCTTCGGCGGTCGAGGTGTGTGCTACACAGACTTGGTGTTGTGGAACCAGCGTCCGGAGCAGGCATAA
- the epsC gene encoding serine O-acetyltransferase EpsC, translated as MTLDDITKALLASYETEGGINHLDGINLPSDESVNRLASDFMHLLFPGFFEQKPVTKKEVPALTASRLGAIQTSLSSNIEKALSHARTEDASVRAASITTELLSRLPDIRRIVQTDVQAAYNGDPAARSTEEIILAYPCVLVISLQRIAHELYKLGVPILPRMLTEYAHERTGTDIHPGAQIGTHFFIDHCTGVVIGETARIGNHVKIYQGVTLGAKSFEVDNDGNPIKGVKRHPDIDDNVTIYAHATILGGDTKIGAHSIIGANVWILEPVPSNSIAYYKNENLVIRSRRKKEKALECREAAEMQAWDWSI; from the coding sequence ATGACGTTGGACGACATCACGAAGGCACTGCTCGCCTCCTACGAAACCGAGGGCGGCATCAACCACCTCGACGGCATCAACCTGCCCTCCGACGAATCGGTGAACCGCCTCGCGTCCGATTTCATGCACCTGCTTTTCCCGGGGTTTTTCGAGCAAAAGCCCGTCACGAAGAAAGAGGTTCCCGCGCTCACCGCGTCGCGTCTCGGCGCGATTCAGACCAGCCTTTCGTCCAACATCGAGAAGGCCCTTTCGCACGCCCGCACCGAGGACGCCTCCGTCCGCGCCGCGTCGATCACCACCGAGCTCCTCAGCCGCCTGCCCGACATCCGCCGTATCGTGCAAACCGATGTGCAGGCCGCCTACAACGGCGACCCCGCCGCCCGCAGCACCGAGGAAATCATCCTCGCCTACCCGTGCGTCCTCGTGATCTCGCTCCAGCGCATCGCCCACGAACTCTACAAACTCGGCGTGCCCATCCTCCCTCGCATGCTCACCGAGTATGCCCACGAACGCACCGGCACCGACATCCATCCGGGCGCGCAGATCGGCACGCACTTTTTTATCGATCACTGCACCGGCGTTGTCATTGGCGAGACCGCCCGCATCGGCAACCACGTCAAGATCTACCAAGGCGTCACCCTCGGCGCGAAGTCCTTCGAGGTCGATAACGACGGCAACCCGATCAAGGGCGTGAAACGCCATCCCGACATCGACGACAACGTCACCATCTACGCGCACGCCACCATCCTCGGCGGCGACACCAAGATCGGCGCGCACTCCATCATCGGTGCCAACGTCTGGATCCTCGAACCGGTTCCCTCGAACAGCATCGCCTACTACAAAAACGAGAACCTCGTTATCCGCTCGCGGCGTAAAAAAGAAAAAGCACTCGAGTGCCGCGAAGCCGCCGAGATGCAGGCGTGGGATTGGAGCATCTGA
- a CDS encoding quinone-dependent dihydroorotate dehydrogenase — protein sequence MDFFYEKVMRPFLFKMDSEPAHEFGVNALALLGKLTPLCRLMEACNQLPSSLYKPVEAFGLQFPNAIGLAAGFDKNARAWEAAAALGFGHVEIGTVTALAQPGNEKPRMFRYPSEEAVINRMGFNNEGSEAVAARLAKQPGVGMRRIPLGVNLGKSKVAPLDGATADYLASFARLADYADYLVLNVSSPNTPGLRTLQDEKPLRELLGAIMAANRERAAKKGGALLPVLLKIAPDLTWPQIDAALGVIAEFGLAGVIATNTTLARPGYFADVNQMGGLSGRPVERKSTEIVKYISRTTDGKLPIIGVGGICDTRGASEKLDAGATLVQVYSGMIYRGPFFAKELARGVADRQRR from the coding sequence ATGGATTTTTTCTATGAGAAGGTAATGCGCCCGTTTTTGTTCAAGATGGACTCGGAGCCTGCGCATGAATTTGGCGTCAACGCGCTGGCGTTGCTCGGCAAGCTCACGCCGTTGTGCCGCCTGATGGAGGCGTGCAACCAACTGCCTTCCTCGCTCTACAAACCGGTCGAGGCGTTCGGGCTGCAGTTTCCCAACGCGATCGGGCTCGCGGCGGGTTTCGATAAAAACGCGCGCGCCTGGGAAGCGGCGGCGGCGCTCGGTTTTGGTCACGTTGAAATCGGCACGGTCACGGCGCTCGCGCAGCCGGGCAACGAGAAGCCGCGCATGTTCCGTTATCCGTCGGAAGAGGCGGTGATCAACCGCATGGGCTTCAACAACGAGGGCTCCGAGGCGGTCGCGGCGCGTCTCGCGAAACAACCGGGCGTGGGCATGCGTCGCATTCCGCTGGGCGTGAATCTGGGCAAATCGAAGGTTGCCCCGCTCGACGGCGCGACGGCGGATTATCTGGCGAGCTTTGCACGGTTGGCGGATTACGCGGATTATCTGGTGTTGAATGTGTCGAGTCCGAACACGCCCGGGTTGCGGACGCTGCAGGACGAAAAACCGCTGCGTGAGTTGCTGGGCGCGATCATGGCGGCGAACCGCGAGCGCGCGGCGAAAAAGGGCGGGGCGTTGCTGCCGGTGCTCTTGAAAATCGCGCCCGATCTCACGTGGCCGCAGATCGACGCGGCGCTGGGCGTGATCGCGGAATTCGGACTCGCGGGCGTGATCGCGACGAATACAACGCTGGCGCGGCCGGGGTATTTTGCGGACGTGAACCAGATGGGTGGCCTGAGCGGGCGTCCGGTGGAGCGCAAGTCCACGGAGATCGTGAAATACATCTCGCGCACGACGGACGGAAAGCTGCCGATTATCGGCGTGGGCGGAATCTGCGACACGCGCGGTGCGTCCGAGAAACTCGATGCAGGCGCGACGTTGGTGCAGGTTTACTCAGGGATGATTTATCGCGGGCCGTTTTTTGCGAAGGAGCTGGCGCGGGGAGTGGCGGATCGGCAGCGGCGCTGA
- the hemB gene encoding porphobilinogen synthase: MSAAFKLDLTHRPRRLRRNATVRSLVEETVLRPADFIAPLFVVDGKGAPEAIASMPGVLRYNVADLVKECRALAKLGVPAVALFPKLDKKFKNDTGTAALDEDALILRAVRAVKKALPELVVMTDIALDPYTTHGHDGVLTADGGDVANDATVEILTKMAVLHAGAGVDFVAPSDMMDGRIGAIRQALDAAGNTQTSIMAYSAKFASAYYGPFRDAVGSAAAAGTRGLDKRTYQLNPANRREALIEVALDEAEGADVLMVKPAGAYLDIIREVREATKKPVAAYQVSGEYAQIMAASQLGWLDLAKTRHESLLAIKRAGADMILTYFAKEMAAELR, encoded by the coding sequence ATGAGTGCCGCCTTCAAGCTCGATTTGACCCATCGTCCGCGTCGTCTCCGCCGGAATGCCACCGTGCGTTCCCTCGTCGAGGAGACCGTTTTGCGTCCGGCGGACTTCATTGCGCCGCTCTTCGTGGTGGACGGCAAAGGTGCCCCCGAGGCCATCGCGTCGATGCCCGGCGTATTGCGCTACAACGTGGCGGATCTCGTCAAAGAATGCCGGGCGCTGGCTAAGCTGGGCGTGCCGGCGGTGGCGCTGTTTCCGAAGCTGGATAAGAAATTCAAGAACGACACGGGCACGGCGGCGTTGGATGAAGATGCGCTGATTTTGCGCGCGGTGCGGGCGGTGAAGAAGGCGTTGCCGGAGTTGGTCGTGATGACGGACATCGCGCTCGATCCTTACACGACGCACGGGCACGACGGCGTGCTGACGGCGGATGGGGGCGATGTGGCGAACGATGCCACGGTGGAAATTTTGACCAAGATGGCGGTGCTGCACGCGGGAGCGGGGGTGGATTTTGTGGCGCCGTCGGACATGATGGACGGGCGCATCGGGGCGATCCGGCAGGCGCTCGATGCTGCGGGTAATACGCAGACGTCGATCATGGCATATTCGGCTAAGTTCGCCTCGGCGTATTACGGGCCGTTTCGTGATGCGGTGGGTAGCGCGGCGGCCGCTGGGACGCGTGGCCTCGACAAGCGCACGTATCAGCTTAATCCGGCGAATCGGCGCGAGGCGCTGATCGAAGTGGCGTTGGATGAAGCCGAGGGCGCGGATGTGTTGATGGTGAAACCGGCGGGCGCGTATCTGGACATCATCCGTGAGGTGCGCGAAGCGACGAAGAAGCCGGTGGCGGCGTATCAAGTGTCGGGCGAATATGCGCAGATCATGGCGGCATCGCAGCTGGGTTGGCTGGATCTGGCAAAGACGCGCCACGAGTCGTTGCTGGCGATCAAGCGGGCGGGGGCGGACATGATCCTCACTTATTTCGCGAAGGAGATGGCGGCGGAGTTGAGGTGA